Proteins from a single region of Belliella baltica DSM 15883:
- a CDS encoding response regulator, whose product MKVFLVDDHAILLDGIKSLLERDDSLQITGEANTAEKALEFIKQNAVDLLITDFNLPGLDGLALVRLVKKISPETKIIMLSMHDEVHLVKEILKEGIHAYILKNDSHKELLSAISAVKVGKIYLSNDINKIIINSLQFPDEEKMLTDREREILKLIAQECSNKEIAEQLFISERTVETHRKNIFRKTKTNSLVGLIKFAYANNLI is encoded by the coding sequence ATGAAAGTATTTCTGGTAGATGATCATGCCATCCTCTTAGACGGGATTAAAAGTTTACTTGAAAGAGATGACTCTCTTCAAATTACTGGGGAAGCAAACACAGCAGAAAAAGCCTTGGAATTTATCAAACAAAATGCTGTAGATCTTCTGATAACGGACTTTAACTTACCTGGTCTAGATGGGCTTGCATTGGTCAGATTAGTCAAAAAAATCAGCCCAGAAACCAAAATCATCATGCTCAGCATGCATGATGAAGTCCATTTGGTAAAAGAAATCCTCAAAGAAGGAATCCACGCTTATATTCTTAAGAATGATAGCCACAAAGAACTTTTATCAGCTATTTCTGCAGTCAAAGTAGGGAAAATTTATTTGAGTAATGATATCAATAAAATTATCATCAATAGCCTTCAGTTTCCTGATGAAGAAAAAATGCTTACTGATCGAGAGCGAGAGATTCTCAAACTAATCGCACAAGAATGCTCAAACAAAGAAATTGCTGAGCAACTTTTTATCTCCGAGCGTACTGTAGAGACCCATAGGAAAAATATATTCCGAAAGACAAAGACTAACTCCCTTGTAGGCTTAATCAAGTTCGCTTATGCCAATAATTTGATCTGA